The Pyrus communis chromosome 14, drPyrComm1.1, whole genome shotgun sequence sequence CTAcgttgtaaattaatttttaatcaaattttggtTGATCTTTCTCTTGCTTTCTTGTATAAGTTTTGATGTGAATAAAACTTGCTGGTACACTATTTGTTACACGTGTACAACAAAATCTTATATGTAACGTACACAACGGAAGTTGGAGTCGATTTCTTAATTGTGCTACGAAAGGAATTAGGAGAATATGCACAAACTGAACCAGTTACAAACCCGTTTACAACCCAGTAAAAGTCGTTCACGCATAAATACACAATGATTCTGAAGTGTATAACTGCAAAACTGGAAAACTGCATGCAGCAACGTTGGACTGTTAACCGCCCCACACCAATCAAAATCACCATCCTAATTGCCATTTTCCATAAAGTCGAGAAGCGAACGACACAAAGAAACTGAGTCTCGGAGCTTACCAGAACCGTTCACTCCCAAGTCAACCAGCATGGAGTTAACCAGAACACCCTATAACCCCACcccctaaaaaaatattgaaactgTAGAAACTAGCAGGAGGCACTTTTGAAGCAGTTGAGTAGAAACGATGCTACTGTTGATTCAAGACAGAAAGTGTAGGCCGCGGTCTGACAACATTCAGCACGCCTCTCGCTGTTGCCTGTGAGAAGGAGGAAGAATGAACGCTTAGGAAACTGCGGTGCGAAAATGGAAGAATCTAGGATGAGCGACGTGGTATGGGATTGATTACCTCAAAGAAGGAGTTGAAGTTGAGACGCATCAGAAACCGCCTCAGAAATGGGGCTCGCTGGCTCCCGACAAGCCTACTACTGCGCAAGATCGTGTATAGGGAGtttgatttcttgttaaatTCCTGAACAATGGATAAGAAAACGAATTGTATATGAGtccacatatacatataacgcTCAAAGCTATGTCCTTAGTACACTATGAGTCTGGTGAAAGCAGAACTTGTAACATAACCATCAATTTATGCAGGGTTAGTCAATTCCCAGGATAGTTACAGTAATATGTGAAAATTATTCTTCACCATAATTTCAAGAGAATATTTTCGCAAACCTCTATAATGTGTTCCAATTCAGATGTATTTGCACTACTTTCTTGGTTCTCGATGTTCCAGCAGAACTGAAGGCAAAGTTTCATTATGCTGTCCAGAATCCTTGATAAGGAGCCAATGTCCAAGAAAGATTGTGAAATTAAAGCTGATAAATACCTGTATGAAATATAAGAATTCCGTGAGCATATGCTTCAATATAAAATATGGACACAGTATGACTAAGGGAAATCATACCAGGAATGACGAAATCATTTATTCGACTTACTCCTGATGGATGGCCACAAGTCCAGTAAAGTCGTGAGAGTCTTGGATATGCTCTTGCAAAACATTCCATTGGGATTCTATGACATCCACCTGAAAAACAGAAAATACTTTAGGTTCTGCACTGATTCTGTTCTATACTGCTTCGTTTTCTACTTCAGTTAACATGTAAGGCGAGAATAACAAGAGTGAAGAAAGTACAAAGCACTTTTCCTCTGCATGGTTTGTGTGCAACCAAACAATTATGAGTATCCGGAAGTGAAAGTTATACGGAATAAACCATAACCTGTATATAAAATTGAAGATTTCTAATCAAGAAAGCCATGTGCTCTCTAATACGCCACATTGGTCTAGATCGCTGCCTTCGCTGCTGAGATACTGAGCACTTTTCATGATCATTCCGATGTTTGGCAAAATCTGTGTGATCTTGTTGCATCACAGAGGCCCATGATTTCTCCAATTCCATTTGTGTACGCTTGAGCCTCAGTAGATATTGGAAGACCCTGCAGTATCTGGGATACATTCGCTGTTAGCATGCATGCACATAAAAGAAGTTCAATAGTTCAGATAATAATCAAATATTTCAGCGCATAGAAAACTATTGTAAAGTTTTAAGGACTGTTCCCCAACGATATTGAAACTAAAAGAATACGGAAGAAATAATGGCATCCACAGGTAGCACTAGCAGTAGAGTCTTACTTAGAGAGCACATCCGGAGTAAAGAACAACTGTAAGGGCCAATCAACAGAGTATTCAAGAGCAATTCCATCCCAACAGTCAAGAGAGATTTCTGAGGAAGCACTTGGGCCTGAATTCCCGTCTGCCTTTGGTAAATCTCCTTGGGAGGATCTTACTGTCATTCCAAATGAAGGCATCCTAGCAGATACAGACAGTTAACTGACTAAACACCTTTTATGAAACCTCAAAGTGAAATgactggtaaaaaaaaaaaggcaatgtgatcaaaatttatttaattcagaCACTAGAACAATCAAATATGGAGTCTAACCTCAAGGAtactcttgagaaatacttGTCTTCCTCACATATAGTCTTAATTGCAGCCTGCATTGGAAGTAGAGCCAaataagttgattcaaatgacTAGAATTCATTTGAAAATGAGCCATGTTGACGCAATTAATACCTCACAATTTCATAGTAATCTTACCAGCTGAAATGGGACCATAAGGTCAGCCTCCGCAGTTGACTGGCGAGGAGGTAAGCGCATCAACTGGCGACTCTCTTCAAGAAAGCACTGGCATAATGAATCAGGTCTAATTAGGAAACACTCTAGGTGTTCACAAGAATTATCAGAAATAGCAATTTCCACTTTTGTTTATATGTTCTGGGAAGGAATACACCATCACCCCTgccaaaataaaatttgaactttgtACTTAAAACATAGAAGTCAGCAATCTTTATATATATTCCAACCTTACCTGAAAGAAATCTCCTTTTGCCAAAAGAAAATAGTCTTTCAGTGCCTTCAGATGGCCATTTAAGTCAGCGCGTACAACCACAAGCTGCAGAAATTGAAGGAATacattaaattttttgttctaCAACATGGTAGGACCAAAATTTTCACATTCAGCACCTGCCAAAGATGACTGGCAGCAATAGCCCTAATTGAATCAACAGCACATTCAAAAGATCTTTTGTGAAACTCAGATGATTCCTGCACATAATGAACAAATAAATTTACCCATAATTGAAATTCGTATTAAGAGAGATATATCTTACATAAGGACACGAATATAAAGATTGTCAATTACATCTCACACACCTTATTTCACATAAGCGGTGACATGATAGAGTTAGCAAGCATACGAAATAAAGATACAAATGGAAAACCTTTAGTTCCAGAAGCATAGTTTCAATCTTATCAGCCTCAGACTGTGGAAGCAATTCTTCTCCAATCAATTCTTTATCCGCAAAAGGGTCCTTGAGGAAAGGAAATCGTCCTGAAAATCCTTGAACTTTCTGAGAGCCTTTAGCCACCTGTTGAGGATATACAATGTCCTGGAACCGAAAGGCATGGCTAGGATTGCGAAGAACCCTGATGGCctttccagaaaataaaattgat is a genomic window containing:
- the LOC137715240 gene encoding gamma-tubulin complex component 4 homolog — its product is MLHELLLALLGYTGDLIIDDREHSKSLGIDAPISSSPTFKLASDISFIQPSERDLVEKIITLGFYYRELDRFSVRCRNLSWIRSANASPAASDTEKPSVYRRAIANGIVEILSVYRSAVLHIEQKLLADSVPILATVTQGLNKFFVLLPPLYELFLEIERDDIRGGQLLNLLHKRCHCGVPELQTCIQRLLWHAHQVMYNQLAAWVVYGILQDQHGEFFIRRQEDKDVGHGSSHPDISEKLARMSTDDTSLTDWHLGFHIYLDMLPEYIHMRVAESILFSGKAIRVLRNPSHAFRFQDIVYPQQVAKGSQKVQGFSGRFPFLKDPFADKELIGEELLPQSEADKIETMLLELKESSEFHKRSFECAVDSIRAIAASHLWQLVVVRADLNGHLKALKDYFLLAKGDFFQCFLEESRQLMRLPPRQSTAEADLMVPFQLAAIKTICEEDKYFSRVSLRMPSFGMTVRSSQGDLPKADGNSGPSASSEISLDCWDGIALEYSVDWPLQLFFTPDVLSKYCRVFQYLLRLKRTQMELEKSWASVMQQDHTDFAKHRNDHEKCSVSQQRRQRSRPMWRIREHMAFLIRNLQFYIQVDVIESQWNVLQEHIQDSHDFTGLVAIHQEYLSALISQSFLDIGSLSRILDSIMKLCLQFCWNIENQESSANTSELEHIIEEFNKKSNSLYTILRSSRLVGSQRAPFLRRFLMRLNFNSFFEATARGVLNVVRPRPTLSVLNQQ